The Cervus canadensis isolate Bull #8, Minnesota chromosome 29, ASM1932006v1, whole genome shotgun sequence genome includes a window with the following:
- the LRFN4 gene encoding leucine-rich repeat and fibronectin type-III domain-containing protein 4: protein MAPPLLLLLLASGAAACPLPCICQNLSESLSTLCAHRGLLFVPPNVDRRTVELRLADNFIQALGPPDFRNMTGLVDLTLSRNAITRIGARAFGDLESLRSLHLDGNRLAELGAGSLRGPANLQHLILSGNQLGRIAPGAFDDFLGSLEDLDLSYNNLRQVPWAGIGSMPALHTLNLDHNLIDALPPGAFAQLSQLSRLDLTSNRLATLAPDPLFSRGRHAEASPAPLVLSFSGNPLHCNCELLWLRRLARPDDLETCASPPGLAGRYFWTVPEGEFSCEPPLIARHTQRLWVLEGQRATLRCRALGDPAPTMHWVGPDDRLVGNSSRARAFPNGTLEIGVTGSGDAGAYTCIATNPAGEATARVELRVLALPHGGNGSTEGGRPGPSDIAASARTAAEGEGTPESEPAVQVTEVTATSGLVSWGPGRPADPVWMFQLQYNSSEDETLIYRIVPASSHHFLLKHLVPGADYDLCLLALSPAAGPSDLTATRLLGCAHFSTLPATPLCHALQAHVLGGTLTVAVGGVLVAALLVFTVALLVRGRGAGNGRLPLKLSHVQSQTNGGPSPTPKAHPPRSPPPRPQRSCSLDLGDSGGCYGYARRLGGAWARRSHSVHGGLLGAGCRGAGGSAERLEESVV, encoded by the exons ATGGCCCCGccgctcctgctgctgctgctggccagTGGAGCGGCCGCCTGCCCACTGCCCTGCATCTGCCAGAACTTGTCCGAGTCGCTCAGCACCCTCTGTGCCCACCGAGGCCTGCTGTTCGTGCCGCCCAACGTGGACCGGCGCACAGTGGAGCTACGGCTGGCTGACAACTTCATCCAGGCCCTGGGGCCGCCGGACTTCCGCAACATGACCGGGCTGGTGGACCTGACGCTGTCCCGCAACGCCATCACCCGCATCGGGGCCCGCGCCTTCGGGGACCTGGAGAGCCTGCGCTCCCTGCACCTGGATGGCAACAGGCTGGCGGAGCTGGGCGCGGGCAGCCTGCGGGGCCCTGCCAACCTGCAGCACCTCATCCTCAGCGGCAACCAGCTGGGCCGCATTGCGCCCGGCGCCTTCGACGACTTCCTGGGCAGCTTGGAGGACCTGGACCTGTCCTACAACAACCTGCGGCAGGTGCCCTGGGCCGGCATCGGCTCCATGCCCGCCCTGCACACCCTCAACCTGGACCACAACCTCATCGATGCGCTGCCCCCGGGCGCCTTCGCCCAACTCAGCCAGCTCTCCCGCCTCGACCTCACCTCCAACCGCCTGGCCACGCTGGCGCCTGACCCGCTCTTCTCCCGGGGCCGCCACGCCGAGGCCTCGCCTGCGCCGCTGGTGCTGAGCTTCAGCGGGAACCCCCTGCACTGCAACTGCGAGCTGCTCTGGCTGCGGCGGCTGGCGCGGCCCGACGACCTGGAGACCTGTGCCTCCCCGCCCGGCCTAGCCGGCCGCTACTTCTGGACGGTGCCCGAGGGCGAGTTCTCCTGTGAGCCGCCCCTCATCGCCCGCCACACGCAGCGCCTCTGGGTGCTGGAGGGCCAGCGGGCCACGCTGCGGTGCCGGGCCCTTGGCGACCCCGCGCCCACCATGCACTGGGTTGGCCCCGATGACCGGCTGGTGGGCAACTCCTCCCGGGCCCGGGCCTTTCCCAACGGGACCCTGGAGATCGGGGTGACAGGCTCCGGGGACGCGGGGGCCTACACCTGCATTGCTACCAACCCGGCTGGCGAGGCCACGGCCCGCGTCGAACTGCGGGTGCTGGCTCTGCCCCACGGGGGGAACGGCAGCACCGAGGGGGGCCGCCCCGGGCCCTCGGACATCGCGGCCTCAGCCCGCACGGCTGCGGAGGGCGAGGGCACGCCCGAGTCAGAGCCGGCCGTGCAGGTGACGGAGGTGACTGCCACCTCGGGGCTGGTGAGCTGGGGGCCGGGGCGGCCAGCAGACCCCGTGTGGATGTTCCAGCTCCAGTACAACAGCAGCGAGGACGAGACCCTCATTTACCG GATCGTCCCCGCCTCCAGCCATCACTTCCTGCTGAAGCACCTGGTCCCGGGTGCCGACTATGACCTCTGTCTGCTGGCGCTGTCACCCGCCGCTGGGCCCTCTGACCTCACTGCCACCCGGCTGCTGGGCTGTGCCCACTTCTCCACGCTGCCAGCCACGCCCCTGTGCCACGCCCTGCAGGCCCACGTGCTGGGCGGGACCCTGACTGTGGCTGTGGGTGGGGTGCTGGTGGCTGCCTTACTGGTCTTCACTGTGGCCTTGCTGGTTCGGGGCCGGGGGGCCGGGAACGGCCGTCTCCCCCTCAAGCTCAGCCACGTGCAGTCACAGACCAACGGAGGCCCCAGCCCCACGCCCAAGGCGCACCCCCCACGCAGCCCCCCGCCTCGCCCCCAGCGCAGCTGCTCCCTGGACCTGGGGGACAGCGGCGGGTGCTACGGTTACGCCAGGCGCCTCGGAGGGGCCTGGGCCCGGCGGAGCCACTCTGTGCATGGTGGGCTGCTCGGGGCCGGGTGCcggggggctgggggcagtgCTGAGCGGCTGGAGGAGAGCGTGGTCTGA